The stretch of DNA atgaagagtgTGATGAGGTACAAGAAGAAAGGCAAGGTGAGCCCTAAGTATATTGTTTCTTTTTAGATGCTTGacagagttggtgaggtggcctacagacttgcattgccacccaccTTATTGGCAGTTCACTTgttgttccatgtttccatgcttcgaaagtatcacagtaatccgtcccatgtattagatttcagctcagtccaattggacaaggattttacTTATGAGGAGAAGCTGGTGGCTATTCTCGCCCATCatgtccggaagttgaggtctaatAGTTATTCTTCCGtgagagtgcagtggagaggtcagccaattgaggcagctatgtgggagtccgagtctgatatacgaagtagatacccacaccttttcaccagtccaacTACTTTTCAATGTTCGCTTGAGGACGAGCGTTtcttttagagatggagaatgtgaagACCTAATAGTTCGATTTGATTACTAGTCCTTATTTCCATATTTCGTTACCTTTATTAGCTCCATTCCTCTATTTGCGTGCGCAATCTGTGTCTTTTTCCAGAAAGATTATACGCAAAAAATTGAAAATAATATGatttttagctttaaaaataacttgagttgactacggtcaacatatTTAGGAAACGACCCCGGATCGGTGTTTTAacgattccggtaggtccgtattgtgattttggacttggtcatatgcccgaaattgaaatcgaaggtccctaggttgatttcaCTCATTTTGTCGAAAGCTAGTAATTTGAAAGGTTGAAAATTtcctaggtttgaccgtaggttaatTTTATTGTTCTCGGGTTCGAATTTTAGTTCCGGGACTTGGTATAGGTCCTGGAGGGATTTATAGCCACTTACGtactttaggacgctctagtccgtttagtGGGCCACATGGAGAGCATGGCCCGAACCGGTGCATTTTCGGTAGTATTGGCTGTctcttaggctgggggaggagcacaaactcctactactcacactctggagcagatggctcctaTATATTAGACTCTAGCAGTTCAAGCAATTGGGGTGGTTTAGCCCGTTATTGCTACATAGCCCGGGGAGAGGCCCGCAATGTCATCTAATGGATtgatgaggttggataagtttaccaagctctttacTGTTCATTTTATTGGTGCACCTTCTAAAGACCCACCGGATTATTTGGACCGTTTCCTTGAGGTTTTTCACCATGGGTATTATTGAGACCAATGGGATCGACTTTGCAGCGTTCTAGATAAGGCCAAGAGGTGGTTGCAGGATTATAAGCAGAGCACACCAGCAGGTTCGGCGCACCTAACTTGGGATCAATTTTCATAGTTATTTatggagaagtttattcctttcactATGAGAGGGGGGTACCACAGGCAGTTCGAGCGCCTTCAACATGGTAGCATGATTgttacacagtataagacccgaTTTGTGGATCTAGCTCGCCATGCAGTTATCTTACTCCCTACTGGGAAGGAGAGAGTGGGGAGATTCATTGTTGGAATTACTCTTGGTATCAGGCTACAAATGGACAAGGATAATGGGGATGATATTTCCTTCCAAAAGGCCGCAGAGATTACTAGACGGATCGAGATAATTCGTAGTCAGGATAGAGAGGCGGTATCTGAGAAGTGGCCTCATCACTTTGGGGGTTTCGGtcgtgcctcatctggaggcagaggttcatttggtgaattaaatacttagattatgggtagattaacatgtGAAAATTAGTGAAAAATAAGGGTTTAGAGGAAGACCTAGGTTTTGATGAAAacgagatttaaccacgaaatttgttatgaaatttagtaaaaatcatatatttatgttcctaaggttatgggtaacaactttctttgaaaattttcggaatacaagcacgtgggcccgggagtgaattttaggaatcttgcaatttagggtgggtaatcacttaaatggtggaattatgaacttttgagcatagattgattagtttatgtcatgtttgactagcttcgagtcgtaTGGCATCaagtttggaggtttgagcgcgttcttgaattggaaagtaggctttgaggcgaggtaagtctcctttctaaccttgtaagagggaattaaccccataggtgaattaaataaatatttgtacctaattgtgggggctacgtacgtacgaggtgacgagagtccgtgcgtagctactattatgctattgtccgggtagtttaggacccgtatcatgctatacttggaatgtttgtgcccttacttgctaatataatcacttagtcatgatagaaattgataaaagaattgtataaggttaaattcacttacttgaaggtttgtattaGATACTTGATTGTAAAATGAGAATTTGTGTTTCCTTAAAAATAATtgctatttgtggatcgggccgagcgcctcggtagtaaatagatgcatctatggttcacgccgttcgaccctccgaaagtgcacaatttaatattatgttggaccgggccgtacgacctcggcataattgcgcaTGTTAATTATTTGGAACTCTCTGTGATTTAtactgcttaaatgccttgaaatgtaagtcgTTAAAGGATATGActgaaattgaaattttaattatgaaagaagaaCTTATCTCTTCCCGTTATTTAACTGTTAGTATTATTCATGATATCCATACATAGCATAacactttaattacattattattggccctagtaagtgtcaagtcgatccctcgtcactacttctttgaggttaggcgggatacttactgggtacatattgtttatgtactcatactacgcttctgtacttaattgtacaggatctgaggctggtgcatctagttacccgcccggtgcgcatacctgatcttggaccgagacttcacggtgagctgcccccttctgagccgttcagcagcatgccggaatttctcttttgttttatatCTTGAACGAGGATTTAAttacatttatcatattttgaaattaagagctcgaatttgggtgattttggaggggattttcatgagttggattggggtaagtgtttttgactcggatttgtttattattcatgattccaaccttgataTTAGTGATTGATTGATGAATCCAAGtgaagaaattagggattttagtaaaaacatttctaaagtaaaaattgatgatttgagggtcgatttgaggtccgatttagatgaaacacatatatttggactcgtattggaatgagtgtttggaatttgtgacttttgtcgggtttcagaAGGCGAgtgtgagttgactttttatttttttcaagatcgaagctttattgctTGGGGTTATTTTCTATAGTTgttattgatattattaagttattttggctcgATTCGAGCCGTCCTGAGGTTGATTCATGCGGGAAGGGATTTTTAGAGTACatatttggcttgtttgaggtaaatatcttgcctaaccttctgTGAGAGAAAACCCCCTTAGGTTCTAGCCTTAATTTGTTTATTTCTGTGATGTGAAAAGTGACGTATACATGAGGCGACGAGCGTGTGTTCGGGTATTATATGTGGTTTTGATCGGATTAGATTGTAGACTATTAATATGCTTTAATTTGATAATGAACATTATGAAACATGTTGATACCACTTTATGACAACTTGATCTTGATCATTACATCGACTTAGCCATAGTCATGTTTTATTTGTTGAAAGCCCCTCcgcttttattattattgttatgtcCTTGTGCACTATTGTTGATAGTTTGAGCTTATATCTTGGTGAAACTTTGGTATCATTGTTTGTGATATTTCGGCATTTGGCATCATTGTTTTATGGTATTGTGGCACTTATGGACATGTTGAGCGGATTTATTTGAGGGTGTCAGCACGAGTTCTTTGTCGTGAGATTGTGTGTTGTACATGTGGAGCGAAATAAGAGTGGTGTTATCTTGGGCTGCCCACGtggcgaaataagggtggctatatgcaCATTTGTCGAAATAAGGGAGGCATTTTATTGTTACATGCACATGCAGCGGAATAAGGGCGGCATTATTGATGATGTTATATGATATTTCAGGGCGTCCTTCTTGATGTTGGGATTGTGTTGAGACAGGGTTGatattttgattacataattGTTTCTGAAAGTTTGCGTCTTGCAGTTATATGAGTTAGTGGCTGTATTTGACGTGTTATCGCATGCCTCGCCTCTAATTTGATATTTTGTGATCAAAGATGGGTTATACTACAttgagttgttattacatgttctaaTGAGATTGTTGTTACTGTTTTCTGTTACATTTCTGTTGTCAATTTCTTTGATATATTCATTTCACAGGTTATTTGTCTAGTGAGTatcatatgttttgattctcgtcactactccaacgaggttagtcttgatacttactgggtac from Nicotiana tomentosiformis chromosome 11, ASM39032v3, whole genome shotgun sequence encodes:
- the LOC138901659 gene encoding uncharacterized protein, whose protein sequence is MEKFIPFTMRGGYHRQFERLQHGSMIVTQYKTRFVDLARHAVILLPTGKERVGRFIVGITLGIRLQMDKDNGDDISFQKAAEITRRIEIIRSQDREAVSEKWPHHFGGFGRASSGGRGSFGELNT